The DNA window CTGAGATGAGTGTCTGGTTGACAGCGAAGGGGATAGTCACATGTGCGATCAACGCGACGCAGAAGAGCACCAGCATGATTACCGGCTCGGCGAGTAAGGAGACGACACGCGCACGGCTGCTCCCCATGCCGCCAAAGGTGCTGGCTGTATCCAGGGCCGCCAGAGCGGAGAAAAACCCCCCGAGCGAGAGGATAAAACCACCAGCCAGCATGTCCCCCATAAAGGCATAGGGGAGAGGATAGGCTGTCAGCACAGGAATGAGCATGGCCACAATGAGGGGCGTGATGAAGGTCAGAAGAGGAGCTGCATGATAAACCCAGGTGGCGTGCTCAGAAACGACGCTGCCCTTGTGCAAGTACTTCCATAGATCGCGATACGGCTGCCAGATGCTCGGGCCGTGCTTTGACTGAACTATCGCCTTGAGACGACTGATGATCCCCCGCAAGAGGGGCGCACAGAGCAGCACTGTTCCTATCTGGAACACTTGCAGGATCGCCAGAGGCAGCACACCAGACAAGACTACCAGACCTCCCTTCTTGCTCGCTTCAGCAAGCAACACGAAGCTGCGAACGAATGTCGAAAGGGACTGCTGTGCCGCTCCGAGCCAGCAGGAGGGAGAGGGGGGGAGAGTGCGCTACCCAATGAAAAAACCTCTACCTGCCGGCGCTCGTACCCAGCACAGGTAGAGGCTATCAGCATCTCGATTGGGATGCGTCAGGCGAGCCTCATCGCCATAAGTTATCAGGAGTTTCTCACTGTGAGAGTAGTATAGACCATTCTCCAAGGGATTGTCAAGGCGAGAGCTGTTCTGGCCAGTGCTCCCTAGAGGAGCGCTCCCTATGAGCTGAGCTGGTAGCGATCAGGAAAGGAATTAGTGGGCAGAAGGGAGCGAAGTGGCATCAGGCTGATGCATCTTGGGAAGGCGTATCAAGAGCCAGCGTAGACTCATCCCCTGCATAAGCAAGGTGAAGAAGACCACTGCATAGCACGAGATCAGTAAAATGGATCGCTGCGGTACCTCTGCAGGGAGAGCAAGGACGAGGGCGAGTGAGAGCGCTCCTCTCAGTCCGCTCCAAAAGATGATAAGCTGCCAGGAGCGAGGAAACGATGGCTGGCGCCGCTCTTTCCTCTCCCGCCTCTGAATGGGTGAAGCCAGCAGCGAATATGGTCCGAGGAAGAGCACGAGTATCAAACGCGCGAGTAAGACGACCCCAATAGCAAAGAGGGCGATGAGCAGGCTGGCCAGCTCCCCCCCCGACCTCGAAGGAAGGGAAAGAGGGTTTAATTGGGCGCCTATGAGCAGGAAGATGAGTGCATTAGCCAGAAAGGCCAGCACACTCCAGAAATTGTCGACTGCCATCCGCGTACGCTCTGACATGCCGATGCTGCGACCATAATTTCCAACGACCAGCGCTGCTACGATCACTGCCACGATCGCAGAGAGCTGGAGCAGATCAGCCAGCAGATAGACCCCGTAGGCAGTCACCAGTGTCATTGTCGTCTCCACCAACGGCTCATCGATGTGTCGAACCGTCTGGCTGATGAGCCAGCCAGAGGCCAGGCCAAGCGCAATGGCTCCCCCAGCTTGTAGAGCAAAGAGCAACAGGCCCCTTCCCCAGATTGCAACCCCTGCGCTCCCCCCGCCGTGCACACTCAGCAGGACTACTGCAAGAAAGGTCTGATAGAGAGACCCGGCCACTCCATCATTGAAGAGGCTCTCTCCCTCAATGATGACGGCAAGCCGCTCATCCAC is part of the Thermogemmatispora onikobensis genome and encodes:
- a CDS encoding respiratory chain complex I subunit 1 family protein; this translates as MLPLAILQVFQIGTVLLCAPLLRGIISRLKAIVQSKHGPSIWQPYRDLWKYLHKGSVVSEHATWVYHAAPLLTFITPLIVAMLIPVLTAYPLPYAFMGDMLAGGFILSLGGFFSALAALDTASTFGGMGSSRARVVSLLAEPVIMLVLFCVALIAHVTIPFAVNQTLIS
- a CDS encoding cation:proton antiporter codes for the protein MPILKLEEYAIILLIIALLTIFLTRRIAVPYTLGLVIIGFILSMSGLLPDVRLIPDLVLLVFLPALLFEGAWSLRWDLVRSQWRVIFFLAGPGLLLSLVIAASVLHLLDGLDWGTAFLLAAILSPTDPVAVLSLFRQLHVDERLAVIIEGESLFNDGVAGSLYQTFLAVVLLSVHGGGSAGVAIWGRGLLLFALQAGGAIALGLASGWLISQTVRHIDEPLVETTMTLVTAYGVYLLADLLQLSAIVAVIVAALVVGNYGRSIGMSERTRMAVDNFWSVLAFLANALIFLLIGAQLNPLSLPSRSGGELASLLIALFAIGVVLLARLILVLFLGPYSLLASPIQRRERKERRQPSFPRSWQLIIFWSGLRGALSLALVLALPAEVPQRSILLISCYAVVFFTLLMQGMSLRWLLIRLPKMHQPDATSLPSAH